The Paraburkholderia megapolitana genomic sequence CATCTCGTCATTCTTGCGCGTGGCTGTCGCGTGCAGGTTGACGTAGCCGACCGCCGCCGCGGCAATCCCCGCATCGGCGAGTGCCGCGCGCAGGGCGCGTTCACCGCCGACACCCTGCGGGTCCGGCGCCGAGATGTGATGGGCATCGCTCGACTCGCCGGCACCCGCCAGCCTGACGAGCGCTTCGTCACGGCTCATCAGGAACACCGCAGCGCCTTCACCGATGTTGATCCCGCAGCGGTTGCGACTCATCGGATTGCTGCGCGACACGCTGGTCGATTCGAGCGAGCCGAATCCTTGTACGGTCAGTTCGCACAGTGCGTCGACCCCGCCGACTACGACGGCATCGCACAACTTCAGTTGCAACAGCCGGCGCGCCGCCACGAAGACTTTCGCACTCGACGTACACGCGGTCGAAATCGTGAATGCCGGTCCGCGCAGGTTCAGCGCGGCAGCGGCGAACGGCGCCACCGTGCCGATTTCCATCTGCCGGTAGTCGAACGCGGCGGGTAACTCGCCGGTACGGACGCGCTGCGCGAGCGCGGCTTCGGCGGCATCGATGCCTGACGTACTCGTGCCAAGCACCACGCCAATCCGCCGCGCACCATAGCGGGCCCGGGCGTTTTCGAGTGCCGGCGCGATCTGCGCGAGCGCGGCAAGCAGCAGCCGGTTGTTGCGGCAGTCGTAGTGCGCGAGCGCCGCGGGCGGTGCAATGTCAAGCGGTGCCATGACCCGGCCGACGAACGAGTCGCCGTTGCGCATCGGCACCGCACCCATTCCCGGCGCAGCAGAAGCGGCGAGCGCAGGCACGATCGCGTCGAGGTCGGCGCCGAGTGCATTGATCATGCCGAGCGCGTGCAGATAGACGGGTACTCCGCTCAAGCGATCCTCCTGGGAGACGCCGGCATGCCGATCGGAGCGAGTAGCACCGACACCGCGATACCCAACGCAAGCGTGCCGCCGAAGCTGCGCAGCGCCGGCATCGCGCTCAACCCTAGCAGGCCGAACGAGAGCAGTGTCGTCGCCGCCGATAGCAGCACGCCGGTCCACACCGCACCGAGGTCGGCGTCGGGGCGCCCCGCACCTTCGCGCAGAAATACCGCGTAATTCGCCCCGACGCCGAGTACCAGCATCAGCGCGAGCCAGTTGAACAGATTGAGCGGTACGCCTGCATAACCGAACACCGAGAGCGTTACGCCGACCGCGAGCATGACCGGCAGCGCCGTCGCGAGACCACCGCGCAATGTGTAACGCCACATCAGCAAACCAAGGACCAGTACCAGTGCACCTGCGAGCCACAGCCCACTGTCGACACGGTACGCACCGAAGAGACGCGACACGCTCGCTGCCTTGTCGACGAAAACCACCTGCGGCAACGCACTGGCAATGGCGATCAGCGCCGCTTCGTTCGCGGTCGTCACGCGCCGCGGCATCACGAGCGCCGCATAACCGCCCGCGCGCCCGTCGATCTCACCCACGTTGCCCAACCACAAATGACGGAACGGCCGCGACCAGGGTGCGGCGAGCCAGTTGTCGATACCGAGCGCCGTCCCGGCCGATTTCGTATAGGCCGCGAGCCACGTGGTTGCGACCTCGTCGCGAAAGCCCGCGTCGTCCAGCAGCGTACCCAGTTTCGCCGGATCGGCGAACACACGCTGTGCGAGCAGCCGGCGGTCGTCGGCTTGCTGTTTCGCCGACGGCACAAACGACGTCACCGATTGCCAGCCGTCCACTCCCTGGGGCCATGCAGCGCGTCCAGTTTCGCGCCAAGCATCTCTGCGCGCTCCAGCACGGCTTCGGGCGTCGCACCGCGCACGACGAAAAATTGCGCCGTGCTGTCGACGCCGGTCGCCTCGCGGACCTCGCGCTCCTGTGCGACCAGCGCCGGGTCACGCTGAATCAACAGATGGATGTCGTCGTCGCTCGTGAGGCGCATCCAGCCCGGCGCCGCGGCGACCAGCAGCAGCGCCGCGACGACCCCTGCGCGCCGTCCGCCGATCGCAGCGTGCCAGCGTGCGAGCAGCCTTGCCGCTGCATTGAAAAGTGCGCGCGGGCTGCGCTTCGGTGCAGTGGTGAGCAGCGTGGGCAACAACCACAATACGGACGCGAACGCGGTGCAGATGCCGACAATCGCAAAACACGCGATCTGCTTCAACGCTGGAAACGGTACCCATGCAAGAATCGCGTAGCCAAGCAGACTCGTCGACAGTGCGACGCCCAGTGCCGGGCGCACCGCGCGTGCGCCACGTCGCGCATCCCAGTTGCGCCGCGTGCCGAGATAGACGACAAAGTACTGAATCGAGTAATCGACCGCCTCGCCGATCAGACTCGCGCCGAACACCAGTGTCAGCAGGTGTAGCTTGCCGAACACCAGCATCGTCACCGCAAGCGCGCAGACGACGCCCAGTGCCGTCGAGAGGAAACCGAACAGCAGCAATCGCGGCGAGCGGAACACCCATAGCATCAGCAGCGCAATGCCGCACACCGACACGGCGCCGATCAGATGCACCTCGCGCTCCGACGCGCTGCGCGCCGCCTCCGCATAGAACACGGCGCCCGTACGCGCGACGGTCACATCGGGAAACGTCTGACGTAGCACCGCCGTGCCGTGTGCGACCGCGTCGAGCACCGCACGCTGTGTCTTCGCTTCATAGGCTGAGCCGGGTAGCGTAGCGAGCACCAGCACGCTGGTGCTGGCACCCGTCACAAGCGTCGCAGTGCCGCGATGGGCGACCAGCAGACCGTCTTCGATACCGAGATTCGAGGTGGCAAGCGGCAACCTCGCGAGCCAATGTTCGAGCCAGCCGAACGGATCGTCGGCGAGCGGCGTGGCAAGACCGCTGCGCAGCGGGTTGTAGAGGCGCGCGGCCAGTGCATCGTGCAGCGAGACCCCAGGATCCGCGAGCGTTGCGCGGTCCGTCGGGGTGAGCAGGCCGAAGCGATACGGCAGATATAGCGC encodes the following:
- a CDS encoding beta-ketoacyl-ACP synthase, encoding MINALGADLDAIVPALAASAAPGMGAVPMRNGDSFVGRVMAPLDIAPPAALAHYDCRNNRLLLAALAQIAPALENARARYGARRIGVVLGTSTSGIDAAEAALAQRVRTGELPAAFDYRQMEIGTVAPFAAAALNLRGPAFTISTACTSSAKVFVAARRLLQLKLCDAVVVGGVDALCELTVQGFGSLESTSVSRSNPMSRNRCGINIGEGAAVFLMSRDEALVRLAGAGESSDAHHISAPDPQGVGGERALRAALADAGIAAAAVGYVNLHATATRKNDEMEAHLLARVFPAGVAASGTKPLTGHPLGAAGATELGFAWLALARPDVALPRHLWDGEADPALPVLDLVEDERRLASAGGAYAMSNSFAFGGSNVSLILGR